In Vicia villosa cultivar HV-30 ecotype Madison, WI unplaced genomic scaffold, Vvil1.0 ctg.001627F_1_1, whole genome shotgun sequence, the following proteins share a genomic window:
- the LOC131636086 gene encoding uncharacterized protein LOC131636086 encodes MAGNNEDPSSLDAAILKKNDISIVPPSRNTVPRDGVTATPSPKDLQDDQSHRFEDTSGKDNHEESLGNPFLSKGKPPQDQTINAVLAALAQTNALLQQQSNRIGALDQKRHSRTPPDHKTRSRREVVTKKRPRSPSPREKENPSSKKGSSDQRSRHRSQSPRPRRKSRSPPAKHDDNRRRRRRSQSRSFSPSASDDEEERYGPLSQAILEAPLPNGLEKPPPLGTYDGTTDPNEHIENIDALLDYRGVPGAIKCRLFPTTLRKGAMTWYKSLPDESITSWRVLGKLFSRHFTASRRHPKSEASLEAIIQGKDGSLRAYIERFNKEAVQVSTTAHMKKFLLERGLRPCSDFAKAVGIETPATLDEFFLKAQAYIQYEEKEDAHAVRNSRHEESSKSARQDESLRGTGKKKDDKTRDPKDYKTPAGKFREYTPLNASRERILNKCANAEFQTSKVRFPKSMPGRPNMDKSKFCRFHKGHGHNTEDCIHLKDAIEILIREGHLKQYAKKQEAAREAKPVTEEKPAKDTPAMQVAMSVTRPQDFYLPDCANTATTNSSYST; translated from the coding sequence ATGGCTGGTAATAACGAAGATCCCTCGTCATTAGACGCTGCAATTCTCAAGAAAAACGACATCTCCATCGTTCCTCCTTCCAGAAACACCGTTCCTCGAGACGGTGTCACAGCGACCCCTTCCCCGAAAGATCTCCAAGATGATCAATCTCATCGTTTCGAAGATACAAGCGGGAAGGACAACCACGAAGAAAGTCTGGGCAACCCCTTCCTCTCCAAAGGAAAGCCTCCTCAAGACCAGACCATAAACGCTGTTCTAGCTGCTCTTGCCCAGACCAATGCGCTTTTACAACAGCAAAGTAACCGAATCGGGGCCCTCGATCAGAAGCGCCACTCAAGAACTCCCCCCGATCACAAAACTCGTTCTCGACGCGAAGTGGTCACCAAGAAACGCCCACGTTCCCCTTCTCCCAGGGAGAAGGAAAATCCCTCTTCCAAGAAAGGGTCGAGCGATCAGCGTTCCCGACACCGTTCACAGTCCCCTCGGCCAAGAAGGAAATCTAGATCACCTCCAGCCAAGCACGACGACAACCGGAGGCGACGCAGGCGTAGCCAGAGCCGATCTTTTTCTCCGTCCGCCAGCGACGATGAAGAGGAGCGCTATGGTCCCCTATCCCAGGCAATATTAGAGGCTCCCCTGCCAAACGGTCTCGAAAAACCCCCTCCGCTAGGGACCTACGACGGGACCACCGATCCGAACGAGCATATTGAGAACATCGACGCCCTTCTCGACTACAGAGGAGTGCCCGGTGCCATTAAATGCCGTTTGTTCCCTACCACCCTGCGAAAAGGAGCCATGACCTGGTATAAAAGTTTGCCTGACGAGTCCATCACATCATGGAGGGTGCTCGGAAAACTTTTTTCCAGACATTTCACGGCCTCCCGAAGACATCCCAAATCAGAAGCCTCCTTGGAAGCCATTATCCAAGGAAAGGACGGGTCTCTACGGGCATACATAGAAAGATTCAATAAGGAAGCCGTACAGGTATCCACCACTGCCCATATGAAGAAATTCTTGCTCGAGCGCGGCCTCCGACCATGCTCGGACTTCGCCAAAGCCGTTGGAATTGAAACACCGGCCACTCTTGACGAATTCTTCCTCAAAGCCCAAGCCTACATACAGTATGAGGAGAAAGAAGACGCCCACGCCGTTCGCAATTCCAGGCACGAAGAGAGCAGTAAAAGTGCACGCCAAGATGAGTCTCTCCGGGGAACTGGCAAAAAGAAGGATGATAAAACTCGGGACCCTAAGGATTACAAAACCCCTGCGGGGAAATTCCGAGAATACACCCCGCTGAACGCTTCAAGGGAGCGCATCTTGAACAAATGCGCAAACGCCGAATTTCAGACGAGCAAGGTCCGGTTCCCGAAGAGCATGCCCGGCCGGCCAAACATGGATAAATCGAAATTCTGCCGATTCCACAAAGGCCACGGGCACAACACCGAGGATTGCATCCACCTTAAAGATGCCATAGAGATATTAATCAGAGAGGGACATCTAAAGCAATATGCGAAGAAGCAGGAGGCCGCTAGAGAAGCTAAACCAGTCACCGAAGAAAAGCCGGCGAAGGATACGCCcgccatgcaagtggccatgagCGTTACCAGGCCGCAAGATTTTTATCTCCCTGATTGCGCAAACACAGCAACTACCAATTCCTCCTATAGCACATAG